Proteins from a genomic interval of Zingiber officinale cultivar Zhangliang chromosome 1B, Zo_v1.1, whole genome shotgun sequence:
- the LOC122054990 gene encoding uncharacterized protein LOC122054990, producing the protein MYNGLDGFFMNVKEGVDEMIKFLANEPSMGFFFVQKHAHASMPYLLDVKDKVDGKIREVTLHTEDLKDSVCSVESIKEFGIPIVEEMIKDINKSLLILSTSQPKRGLIRKTNEQDAFAPGGDQHGGSSRSYFSSFFSSTRQKAAALGQPQPYTMSKDDRKKHQSLAITSPEGDLLQETVPLFEDLSVQSFELRDYDRFKNDQQVKYEEWLDVPKE; encoded by the exons ATGTATAATGGGCTAGACGGCTTCTTCATGAACG TGAAGGAAGGGGTGGACGAGATGATCAAGTTCTTGGCCAACGAGCCCTCAATGGGATTCTTCTTCGTCCAGAAGCATGCCCATGCGTCGATGCCCTACCTTCTTGACGTCAAG GACAAGGTGGACGGAAAGATTCGCGAAGTCACCCTGCATACAGAAGACTTAAAGGACTCAGTCTGCTCAGTGGAATCAATAAAAGAATTTGGCATTCCTATTGTTGAGGAGATGATTAAAGATATAAATAAATCTCTACTTATCCTGTCAACATCTCAACCTAAGAGAGG TTTAATTCGCAAGACAAACGAACAGGACGCTTTTGCACCTGGTGGTGATCAGCACGGAGGGAGTAGTCGCAGTTATTTTTCCTCTTTTTTCAGCTCAACGAGGCAGAAGGCGGCTGCTCTCGGACAGCCACAGCCATATACAATGTCAAAAGATGATCGCAAGAAGCATCAGTCACTGGCAATAACATCACCCGAAGGCGATCTGCTTCAGGAAACAGTTCCCCTTTTTGAAGATTTGTCTGTGCAATCGTTTGAGCTGCGAGACTATGATAGATTTAAAAATGACCAACAAGTTAAATATGAGGAATGGCTCGACGTACCTAAGGAATAG